From the Streptomonospora nanhaiensis genome, the window GTCGCCAAGCTGCTGCCGCCGCTCACCACCACCGAGGAGGAGCTGGAGCAGGGCCTGGCGATCATGGCCGAGGCCGCCCGCGCCGTCATGAAGGAGCCCCTTCCGGCGTGATCGCGCCCGGTCAAAGCGGGTAGTCCACCCTCACAGCGGCCGGATGGAGCACCGGTGCCCGGCGCCCGCCGGGCACCGCCTTCGGGCCCACAGCACCAACCAGGAGGAGTAAGCACCTTGATCGTGCGCAGCCTGCAGGACGTCGACGGAACCGACGCCGATGTCAGGACCGAGACCTGGCGCAGCCGCCGCATCGTCCTCGCCAAGGACGGTGTCGGGTTCTCGTTCCACGAGACCGTCCTCTACGCCGGCACCGAGACCAGCATGTGGTACGCCAACCACATCGAGCTCGTGCACTGCATTGAGGGCGAGGCCGAGGTCACCAACGACGACACCGGCGAGACCTTCCTCATCACGCCGGGCACCCTGTACCTCCTCAACGGCCACGAGCACCACACCGTGCGGCCCAAGACCGACTTCCGGGTCCTGTGCGTGTTCAACCCTCCGGTGACGGGCCGCGAGGTGCACGACGAGAACGGGGTCTACCCGCTGCTGACCGAGGACGGCGAGGAGGCGACGAAGTAGGACCGAGGCGGGCGCGGCCGCGGTGCCGCGCCCGCCCCGTCCCCGGCCGGCCGCCCCGCGCGGGGCGGCCGGCCGGGGACGGGGCGGCGGAACCCAACCCGGGGGCGGGCGCCCCCGGCGGGACGGGGGAACACGGGGGCACTGGACAACCGGCGGAACACCCAGCGACCAGAGGACCAATGGCCCGCCGCACGGCGGGCCGCACTCCGCAGCAGACCGAAGGAGCGAATCCCTCAGGGGTAAGGCCATGAGTGTGTTGACCACCGAATTCGAGCAGCCGACCATGGACGACTACCCGTCCCGCAAGCACCACACGCCCGCGCTGATCTACCGCCGGGACCGCACCGTCTGGGGCGGCGCCGACTCCGGCCCCCTGGACGACGCCGCGCTGCGCGGCTACGACGACCGGGGCTACCTGCAGATCGAGCAGCTGATCACGCCGGCGGAGGTGGAGTCCTACAC encodes:
- a CDS encoding ectoine synthase; translated protein: MIVRSLQDVDGTDADVRTETWRSRRIVLAKDGVGFSFHETVLYAGTETSMWYANHIELVHCIEGEAEVTNDDTGETFLITPGTLYLLNGHEHHTVRPKTDFRVLCVFNPPVTGREVHDENGVYPLLTEDGEEATK